Proteins co-encoded in one Oncorhynchus tshawytscha isolate Ot180627B linkage group LG34, Otsh_v2.0, whole genome shotgun sequence genomic window:
- the ankrd49 gene encoding ankyrin repeat domain-containing protein 49, translating to MEEFPESFNQLELLKTHDHLIPRGACSLWPGDEGEEEEEGERSEEWCQQKEEKLKDRPEELMLWAAENNRLPTVKRLLSVDPLLAHCQDEDGYTPLHRAAYGGHAATASTLLAAGTGVNSRTADGWTPLHSACRWGQVATASLLLRQGAELNAQTNGGLTALHLAASHPGPGSAHTLEFLLSQRHIKAELQSNSRETASEIARRSGPHHFLFEMVEDCNSVRSPR from the exons ATGGAGGAGTTCCCAGAGAGCTTTAACCAGCTGGAACTGCTGAAGACCCACGACCACCTGATCCCCCGCGGAGCATGCAGCCTCTGGCCGGGAGacgaaggagaggaagaggaggagggggaaaggagtgAAGAGTGGTGTCAGCAGAAGGAGGAGAAGCTGAAAGACCGACCGGAGGAGCTAATGCTGTGGGCGGCAGAGAATAACAGA CTGCCAACGGTGAAGCGGCTGCTCTCGGTCGACCCCTTGCTTGCGCATTGCCAGGACGAGGACGGCTATACTCCGTTGCACCGTGCGGCCTACGGAGGTCACGCCGCCACGGCCTCTACCCTGTTGGCAGCGGGCACCGGCGTTAACTCCCGCACTGCCGACGGCTGGACGCCCCTACACAGTGCCTGTCGCTGGGGCCAAGTTGCCACTGCGTCCCTCCTGTTGCGCCAAGGGGCGGAGTTGAACGCCCAGACCAACGGCGGCCTCACAGCGCTCCATCTAGCTGCCTCCCACCCTGGACCGGGCTCCGCCCACACACTGGAGTTCCTCCTATCGCAACGCCACATCAAGGCGGAGCTTCAGAGCAATAGCAGGGAGACGGCTAGTGAAATCGCACGCCGAAGTGGACcacatcacttcctgtttgagATGGTGGAGGACTGTAACAGTGTGCGGTCTCCCCggtga